The genomic DNA TGCCCATTCCTGGTTCGAGGATGACAACGATATCGACCGGGAAATAGCCAAAATTTGGGGGAAAAAGAAAAACCGACAGGATCCGGAATTGCTGATCGATGCCCTGCTGGATGGGGTATTCAAAAAGCGCCGCGGCCAATGGTTGGTACGCCTGGTTCTGACCACCCTTTGGCTCAAGTCGGTTTCTAAACCGCCGGTTCCCTGGCCTCGTATGTTTTATGTGGCCGAGGCGCTGGCTGATGAAAAAGTGTCCCTTCGGGAGATTCCGCTCATGGTGTCAGTCGCCTCCGCAACGTTAGGGGCGCACATGGCGCGGATGGCCGACAGCGGCTAAGGACAGCGAGCCCTCCAGGAGTCTCGAAAACCCTGCAGCTGTTTACGGATTGCTCCCGGGACAAAGTGTTCTTTTGATTGATGAAGGAATCGCATGCTCGAACGTATCGCCGGAAAAATCAGCCGGGGCGCGGGGATCAACCGTGCCGAGGCCCTGCGCCTGCTCACCGAAACCGATCTGCTCGCCGTCGGCAAGTTGGCCGACGGCATTCGCCGCAAGCGCCATCCCCACAACCGGGTGACCTTTGTCGTCGACCGCAACGTCAACTACAGCAACGTCTGCGTCTCGAAGTGCAAGTTCTGCGCGTTCTATCGCAACGACGGCGATACCGACGCCTATCTGCTCGATTCCGAAACGATTCACGGCAAAATTCAGGAACTGGTCGACCGCGGCGGTACCCAACTGCTGATGCAGGGAGGCTTGCATCCGACGCTGACCATCGACTGGTTCGAGGAGCTCTTCCGGGGGATCAAGGCTCGCTTTCCCCAGGTGCAGATCCATTCCCTGTCGCCGGCCGAGGTCATTCATGTCGCCAAGCTCTCCGGCCTGACCATGCCCGAGTGCCTCAAACGGCTGCAGGCCGCCGGTCTCGATTCGGTCCCCGGCGGCGGTGCCGAGGTGTTGGTGGACGAGGTGCGCCTGGAGATTTCCCCCAACAAGATCGGCTGGCGCGACTGGGCGGCAGTGATGGAAGAGGCCCATGCTCAGGGGATGCGCACCACCGCGACGATGATGTTCGGCTCGAAGGAAAAACCGGCCGACATCGTCGAACACCTCTTCCGGGTGCGGGAAATCCAGGAGAAAACCGGCGGCTTCACCGCCTTCATCCCCTGGACTTTCCAGCCGAGCAACACCGAACTGGGCGGGACAACGGCGACGGGCGTCGAATATCTCAAGGTGTTGGCCCTCTCCCGTATCGTCCTCGACAACGTCGACAACATCCAGGCCAGCTGGGTGACGCAAGGGGCGCGCATGGCCCAGGTGGCGCTCTTCTTCGGCGCCAACGACCTCGGCGGGACGATGCTCGAAGAAAACGTCGTCGCCGCCGCCGGCTGCTCCTTTCGCATGAACATCGAAGAGATCATCGACCTTGCCCGCGGCGCCGGTTTCATCCCGGCCAAGCGCAACACCCTGTACGAGATTCTGGAAGAGTACTGAACCGCGTTCCGAGAGGCTGCCTTATGATCCCCTTGCGTAAGAATATCCAACAGATGGCCGGTTACGTGCCGGGATTCCAGCCGCCGGACGAGGCGGCGTGGATCAAGCTAAATACCAACGAGAATCCCTATCCACCCTCGCCGAAGGTGGTCGCAGCGATTCTCGCCGAACTCGGCGGCGACGGCGGCAATTTGCGCAAGTATCCCGACGCGGCGAGCCGGGCCGGGCGTGTGGCGGCGGGGAAGCTGTACGGCTTCGATCCGTCCTGGGTGATCATGGCCAACGGTTCGGACGAGCTGCTCAACAACCTGATTCGCGCCTTCGCCGGGGAGGAGGAGGAGATCGCCTTCGTTCATCCCTCCTACACCTACTACGCCACCTTGGCGGAAATCCAGGGGGCGCGGGTACGCACCTTCGGCCTCACCGAAAAGTGGGAGCTGGCCGATTTTCCGGCGCGCTACGAGGGCAAGCTCTTCTTCCTGGTCAATCCCAATGCCCCCCTGGGCTTCACCTATCCGCTGGAGTTCATCGAGAATCTCGCCCAGCGCTGCGCCGGGATGCTGGTGGTGGACGAGGCCTATGCCGACTTCGCCGACGAGAACGCCCTGGCGCTGGTAAAGAAATACGAGAACGTGGTGGTGACCCGAACCTTTTCCAAAAGCTACTGCCTGGCCGGGATGCGCCTGGGGCTGGCCGTCGCCCGTCCCGAGGTGATCGCGGCGCTGGATAAGATCCGCGACCACTACAACCTTGACCGCCTGGCTCAGGCGGCGGCGACGGCGGCACTAGAGGATCAGGCCTATTTCGCCGAGTGCGTGCGCAAAATCCGCGAGACCCGCGCCTGGTTCACCGGAGAGTTGCGGGTGCTCGGCTACGGGGTGATTCCGTCGCGGGCCAACTTCGTCTTCGCCACCCCGCCCGACCGCAACGGCAAGCGCGTCTACGACGGCCTCTATCAACGCAAGATCCTGGTGCGACACTTCTCCGACCCGCTCTTGGCCGAGGGGTTGCGCATCTCCATCGGCACCCGCGAGGAGATGGAACGGACGATTGAAGCGCTGCGGGAAATCGGGTGACGGATCAAGCCACCTGTAAGGGCGCAGCATGCTGCGCCCCTACATCGAACCCCGACCTGCCTTTCGATCCTGAATCCGTTGCCCCGCTGCTGCTCGACTGGTACGGGCGGGAAGGGCGGGAGCTGCCCTGGCGGGGGACGCGGGATCCCTATCGGGTGTGGCTGTCCGAGATCATGCTGCAGCAGACCGGTGTGGCTACGGTCATCCCCTACTATCAGCGTTTTCTTGAGCGTTTTCCCACGGTCCTTGATCTGGCCGCCGCCGAGTTGGATGCGGCCATCGAACTCTGGGCCGGTCTCGGATATTACTCCCGCGCCCGCAACCTGCACGCCGCCGCCCGGAAGGTGACGGCCGAGCACGGCGGACGTTTCCCCGAAACACTGGAAGCCTTGCAGGCGCTGCCGGGAGTGGGGCGTTCCACCGCCGGGGCGATTCGCGCCATCGCCTTCGACCGGCCGGGGGTGATCCTCGACGGCAATGTGCGCCGGGTGCTCTGCCGGTTGCTTGCCGTGACCGACGATCCTCGCGCGACGGCTACGGAAAAAGAACTCTGGCGCTGGGCCGAAGCCCTCACTCCCGAAAATCGCTCGCACGATTACGCCCAGGCGATTATGGATCTCGGCGCCACTCTCTGTACCCCCCGTCGTCCCGATTGTCCGCGCTGCCCGCTGGCCGGGCTCTGCCGGGCCAAAGCTCTGGGGCTGGAAGATGAATTGCCGAGGCGCGCCGCGAGAAAGAGTGTGCCGACGCGGATGCAGGTGGCTCTGCTGCTGGAACGGGATGGCCGTTTTCTGGTCCGTCAGCGCCCTTTTTCCGGAATGCTCGGCGGCCTCTGGGAGTTTCCCGCGAGCGATGTCGCCGAAGGGCAACTGCCGCTGGTGGTGGCCCGGCGGTTGCTGGCCGATCTGGGATTGGCCGGCGAGCCGACCGAAGCGGGGCGGGTACGGCACGTTTACAGCCACTTCAAACTTGACCTGCGTCTCTACCGGGCGGCCGTCACCGACGAATTCGCGGTCGCCGAGGGGGTCGCGAGCCGCCGGTTGACCGCGGTGGAACTGGCCGATCTGCCCCTGCACGGCGCCCATAAAAAAGTTCTCTCCGATCTGATCCAAAGCCAACCTTCAACCCCTGAATCGAGGAGCAGACCATGAAATTCTTCATCGACACCGCCGAAGTCGGCGAAATCCGCGCCGCTCATGCCCTGGGCCTGGTCGACGGCGTGACCACCAACCCCTCGCTCATCGCCAAGAGCGGCCGCGACTTCAAGGATGTCATCCGCGAGATCGCCTCCTTCGTCGACGGCCCCATCTCCGCCGAGGTCATCGCCCTCGATGCCGAGGGGATGGTGCGCGAAGGGCGGGAACTGGCGGCGATTCACGAAAATATCGTCATCAAGGTGCCGATGACCGAAGAGGGGCTCA from Desulfuromonas acetexigens includes the following:
- the mutY gene encoding A/G-specific adenine glycosylase, coding for MTDQATCKGAACCAPTSNPDLPFDPESVAPLLLDWYGREGRELPWRGTRDPYRVWLSEIMLQQTGVATVIPYYQRFLERFPTVLDLAAAELDAAIELWAGLGYYSRARNLHAAARKVTAEHGGRFPETLEALQALPGVGRSTAGAIRAIAFDRPGVILDGNVRRVLCRLLAVTDDPRATATEKELWRWAEALTPENRSHDYAQAIMDLGATLCTPRRPDCPRCPLAGLCRAKALGLEDELPRRAARKSVPTRMQVALLLERDGRFLVRQRPFSGMLGGLWEFPASDVAEGQLPLVVARRLLADLGLAGEPTEAGRVRHVYSHFKLDLRLYRAAVTDEFAVAEGVASRRLTAVELADLPLHGAHKKVLSDLIQSQPSTPESRSRP
- the hisC gene encoding histidinol-phosphate transaminase — encoded protein: MIPLRKNIQQMAGYVPGFQPPDEAAWIKLNTNENPYPPSPKVVAAILAELGGDGGNLRKYPDAASRAGRVAAGKLYGFDPSWVIMANGSDELLNNLIRAFAGEEEEIAFVHPSYTYYATLAEIQGARVRTFGLTEKWELADFPARYEGKLFFLVNPNAPLGFTYPLEFIENLAQRCAGMLVVDEAYADFADENALALVKKYENVVVTRTFSKSYCLAGMRLGLAVARPEVIAALDKIRDHYNLDRLAQAAATAALEDQAYFAECVRKIRETRAWFTGELRVLGYGVIPSRANFVFATPPDRNGKRVYDGLYQRKILVRHFSDPLLAEGLRISIGTREEMERTIEALREIG
- the mqnC gene encoding cyclic dehypoxanthinyl futalosine synthase, with the protein product MLERIAGKISRGAGINRAEALRLLTETDLLAVGKLADGIRRKRHPHNRVTFVVDRNVNYSNVCVSKCKFCAFYRNDGDTDAYLLDSETIHGKIQELVDRGGTQLLMQGGLHPTLTIDWFEELFRGIKARFPQVQIHSLSPAEVIHVAKLSGLTMPECLKRLQAAGLDSVPGGGAEVLVDEVRLEISPNKIGWRDWAAVMEEAHAQGMRTTATMMFGSKEKPADIVEHLFRVREIQEKTGGFTAFIPWTFQPSNTELGGTTATGVEYLKVLALSRIVLDNVDNIQASWVTQGARMAQVALFFGANDLGGTMLEENVVAAAGCSFRMNIEEIIDLARGAGFIPAKRNTLYEILEEY